In Oryza glaberrima chromosome 8, OglaRS2, whole genome shotgun sequence, the following are encoded in one genomic region:
- the LOC127781207 gene encoding temperature-induced lipocalin-1-like, translated as MKVVRNLDLERYMGRWYEIACFPSRFQPRDGTNTRATYTLAGDGAVKVLNETWTDGRRGHIEGTAYRADPASDEAKLKVKFYVPPFLPIFPVVGDYWVLHVDDAYSYALVGQPSLNYLWILCRQPHMDEEVYGQLVERAKEEGYDVSKLKKTAHPDPPPETEQSAGDRGVWWIKSLFGR; from the exons atgaaGGTGGTGCGGAACCTCGACCTGGAGCGGTACATGGGGCGGTGGTACGAGATCGCGTGCTTCCCGTCGCGGTTCCAGCCCAGGGACGGCACCAACACGCGCGCCACCTacacgctcgccggcgacggcgccgtgaAGGTGCTCAACGAGACGTGGAccgacggccgccgcggccacatCGAGGGCACCGCCTACCGCGCCGACCCGGCCAGCGACGAGGCCAAGCTCAAGGTCAAGTTCTACGTGCCCCCGTTCCTCCCCATCTTCCCCGTCGTCGGCGACTACTGGGTGCTCCACGTCGACGACGCCTACTCCTACGCGCTCGTCGGCCAGCCCTCCCTCAACTACCTCTGG ATCTTGTGCAGGCAGCCGCACATGGACGAGGAGGTGTACGGCCAGCTGGTGGAGAGGGCCAAGGAGGAGGGGTACGACGTGAGCAAGCTGAAGAAGACGGCGCACCCGGACCCGCCGCCGGAGACCGAGCAGAGCGCCGGCGACCGCGGGGTGTGGTGGATCAAGTCCCTCTTCGGCAGGTAG
- the LOC127782750 gene encoding poly(A)-specific ribonuclease PARN-like has product MAAATRAATASAARQVTKRNFAEAVQDLAAHVEACDYVAIAAQRTGAPTGWRRALPVDTPETAYLKAKLAAESFQPLHFAICPFRVDATSPSTLVAYPYNFHLFPRDELQLGMPAYSFSCQSSYLSSMAHSGFDFNMCIYDGISYLSRAQESLARERIFIPHVRQLSSSPSTSIADSVFLTRIKSRIEHWRKGYTKPCKTADGSLVNTLRQLILGSESYGSRPSFSIDVCSDRQVQLVLEAANHISDDLVPLVVPDKAGTARAVRVIFTSSPEDKNLLLMDIKKMEDEHNLKFRGFREVIDLLSSSQKPIISYNCLNDFTMIHSKFVAPLPPNLHEFMCSLRMVFSNVIDISHMWREIGPLRKAKNIQAALSYLQRQYFVPMDVEIPQQDGNNSVTKSGENVLRITKLFAKLSNLLKISPNGQTHSGDKCHTVEEYSYILYPSCTAEESEDDKSSNESNTTRSVRTDNVVFLWGFRETSVKELRSRLASLHHAFSKDFELRLLDNSCSALIFHSSDTAIDLLREINSESPSLNNFFSEGLKAAGFDAYRKVCRSGLWDSDLAEALDGVSSEPSTSTLSGRGTSEICWNTSLMLDLKEYLEC; this is encoded by the exons ATGGCGGCGGCCACGCgcgccgcgacggcgtcggcggcgaggcaggtGACGAAGCGGAACTTCGCGGAGGCCGTGCAGGATCTGGCGGCCCACGTGGAGGCGTGCGACTACGTGGCCATCGCGGCGCAGAGGACGGGCGCCCCGACGGGCTGGCGGCGCGCGCTGCCGGTGGACACCCCGGAGACGGCGTACCTGAAGGCCAAGCTCGCCGCGGAGTCCTTCCAGCCGCTCCACTTCGCCATCTGCCCCTTCCGCGTTGATGCCACATCCCCTTCGACCCTCGTCGCCTATCC GTAcaattttcatttatttccCAGAGATGAGTTACAGTTGGGAATGCCTGCTTACAGTTTTTCCTGTCAATCATCTTATTTATCATCTATGGCTCATAGTGGTTTTGATTTCAATATGTGCATTTATGATG GTATATCTTATTTATCAAGGGCTCAAGAATCCTTGGCAAGGGAAAGGATATTTATCCCTCATGTTCGCCAATTATCATCGTCACCAAGCACATCCATTGCTGATTCCGTTTTTCTGACTAGAATTAAATCGAGAATAGAGCATTGGCGAAAAGGATATACAAAACCATGTAAAACAGCTGATG GTTCTCTAGTAAACACCCTTAGGCAACTGATTTTGGGTAGTGAATCGTATGGTTCAAGGCCCAGTTTCAGCATTGATGTTTGCAGTGATCGCCAAGTTCAACTGGTTTTGGAG GCAGCGAATCATATCTCTGATGACCTTGTACCTCTTGTTGTTCCGGACAAAGCTGGGACAGCTAGGGCAGTGCGTGTGATCTTCACTAGTTCTCCAGAGGATAAGAACCTTCTCCTG atggacataaaaaaaatggaggatgAACATAATTTGAAGTTCCGTGGTTTTCGAGAAGTTATTGATCTACTATCATCTTCACAGAAACCAATTATATCTTATAATTGCTTGAATG ATTTCACAATGATACACTCCAAATTTGTTGCACCTCTTCCACCAAACTTGCATGAATTTATGTGCTCCTTGAGGATGGTATTTTCTAATGTTATTGACATCAGTCACATGTGGAGAGAAATTGGCCCTTTGAGAAAAGCGAAGAATATACAAGCTGCTCTGAGTTACCTACAAAGACAATACTTTGTGCCGATGGATGTAGAAATACCTCAGCAAG ATGGTAACAACAGTGTCACCAAAAGTGGGGAAAATGTTCTGAGAATAACAAAGTTGTTTGCTAAACTAAGTAATTTACTGAAAATCAGTCCCAATGGTCAAACTCACTCTGGTGATAAGTGTCACACAGTTGAGGAATATTCTTACATATTGTATCCGAGTTGTACGGCTGAAGAATCTGAAGATGATAAATCCAGTAATGAGTCAAATACCACCAGATCAGTGAGAACTGATAATGTTGTTTTCCTATGGGGGTTTAGGGAGACATCTGTCAAAGAACTGAGATCTCGCCTTGCAAGCTTGCATCATGCCTTCTCAAAAGATTTTGAGCTCAGATTATTGGATAACTCGTGCTCAGCTTTGATATTCCACAGTTCTGATACGGCAATAGATTTACTAAGAGAAATAAACTCGGAAAGTCCCTCTCTGAATAATTTCTTTTCGGAAGGCCTGAAAGCTGCAGGCTTTGATGCCTACAGGAAGGTTTGCAGGTCAGGGCTTTGGGATTCAGATTTAGCTGAGGCCCTGGATGGTGTTTCATCTGAACCATCTACTTCAACGCTTTCTGGGCGTGGCACCTCTGAGATATGCTGGAATACTTCGCTGATGCTAGATCTAAAGGAATATCTGGAATGCTaa
- the LOC127783256 gene encoding probable CCR4-associated factor 1 homolog 7 — MAAAAAACVESPDEGVEIREVWAGNLEAEIAAIRDEVDRYPYVAMDTEFPGIVCRPVGNFRTTDEFNYANLEANVNMLKLIQLGLTLSDEGGDLPRRGTGGRRCIWQFNFRGFDPRTDPSNADSIQMLRTCGIDFDRFAAEGADPIRFAELLMSSGVVLNADVQWITFHSGYDFGYLLRLLTGRNLPDNMPAFFDLIRIYFPVLYDIKHLMRFCSNLHGGLSRLGELLDVKRVGTCHQAGSDSLLTLGCYNKIKEVYFKGSTEKHAGVLYGLVIEDGVNRPPPTQPNE, encoded by the coding sequence atggccgccgccgccgcagcctgcgTAGAGAGCCCCGACGAGGGCGTGGAGATCCGGGAGGTATGGGCGGGGAACCTGGAGGCGGAGATCGCGGCGATCCGCGACGAGGTCGACCGGTACCCGTACGTCGCCATGGACACGGAGTTCCCGGGCATCGTGTGCCGCCCCGTCGGCAACTTCCGCACCACCGACGAGTTCAACTACGCCAACCTCGAGGCCAACGTCAACATGCTCAAGCTCATCCAGCTCGGCCTCACCCTCTCCGACGAGGGCGGCGACCTCCCGCGGCGGGGGACGGGGGGCAGGCGCTGCATCTGGCAGTTCAACTTCCGCGGGTTCGACCCCCGGACCGACCCGTCCAACGCCGACTCCATCCAGATGCTCCGCACCTGCGGCATCGACTTCGATCGGTTCGCCGCTGAGGGGGCCGACCCGATCCGCTTCGCCGAGCTGCTCATGTCGTCGGGCGTCGTGCTCAACGCCGACGTGCAGTGGATCACCTTCCACAGCGGGTACGACTTCGGGTACCTGCTCAGGCTGCTCACCGGCCGGAACCTGCCGGACAACATGCCCGCCTTCTTTGACCTCATCAGAATCTACTTCCCGGTGCTCTACGACATCAAGCACCTCATGAGGTTCTGCAGCAACCTCCACGGCGGCCTGAGCAGGCTCGGTGAGCTTCTTGATGTCAAGCGTGTGGGGACCTGCCACCAGGCCGGCTCTGACTCGCTGTTGACCCTCGGGTGCTACAACAAGATCAAGGAGGTGTACTTCAAAGGATCGACCGAGAAGCATGCCGGTGTGTTGTATGGGCTTGTTATTGAGGATGGGGTGAACAGACCACCACCAACTCAGCCCAATGAATGA
- the LOC127781212 gene encoding stromal cell-derived factor 2-like protein, which produces MAASVLALAVAFLLGASGYGVDRGAAAASPAAEGVEVAYGSTIKLMHEKTKHRLHSHDVPYGSGSGQQSVTGFPEVDDSNSYWIVRPSPDSSAKQGDAIETGSIIRLQHMRTRKWLHSHLHASPLSGNLEVSCFGGDGQSDTGDYWRLEIEGGGKLWKQDQKVRLRHVDTGGYLHSHNKKYNRLGGGQQEVCGVREKRAENIWLATEGVYLPVNKSK; this is translated from the exons atGGCCGCGTCCGTtctcgcgctcgccgtcgcgttCCTCCTCGGCGCCAGCGGCTACGGGGTCGACAggggcgccgcggccgcctccccggcggcggagggcgtcgAG GTGGCTTATGGGAGCACCATCAAGCTGATGCACGAGAAGACGAAGCACCGGCTGCACTCGCACGATGTGCCGTATGGCTCAGGCAGCGGCCAGCAGTCCGTCACTGGCTTCCCCGAAGTCGATGATTCCAATAGCTACTGG ATCGTGCGGCCCTCTCCAGATTCATCAGCTAAACAGGGTGATGCCATTGAAACTGGTAGCATCATCAGGTTGCAACACATGAGGACACGGAAATGGTTACATAGCCACTTGCATGCTTCACCATTATCCGGTAACCTAGAG GTTAGCTGTTTTGGTGGGGATGGACAATCTGATACTGGAGATTATTGGAG GCTGGAGATTGAGGGAGGTGGAAAGCTATGGAAACAGGATCAGAAAGTAAGACTCCGACATGTTGATACTGGAGGTTATCTGCACAGTCACAACAAGAAGTACAACAGGCTTGGTGGTGGGCAGCAAGAG GTATGTGGCGTTAGAGAGAAGCGAGCTGAAAATATTTGGTTGGCAACAGAGGGCGTCTACCTTCCCGTTAACAAAAGCAAGTGA